The nucleotide window TCGCCAACTCGTCCCCGAGCGGCGCCTGGCAGATCACCAGCTCTTCGCCCATCCGGTGCAGCGCCAGCAGCGGCGGCGCCATGCCCTGCTCGCCCTCCCACTGCATCGCGAAGCCGACGAGCCCGTCGTCGCGCAGCGCGAGGTGGCGGATCGAGTTCTGGTGGAAGTCCGGCAGGTCGTGGCTCTCAAGAAGGCTGCCGTCGAGCGCGGTGTAGACAAGGTTCGGCCGCATCACGTCGATGTTGAGCTTGCTGCGGTCGTGCACGTCGGTCTGGATGCCGCCGTTGGCGATCACCAGCGTCTCGTGGTCGGGCATGACGCGGATGTCGTGCGGGCCGACGCCATGGCTGGCGAACTCGCCGATGCGGGCATAATTCGCCTCCGTGTCCCAGAGCCCGATGAAGCCCTCGCTGTCGTCGACCCGCTGCTCGACCGTGTACAGCAGCTTGCCGTCTGGCGAGAACGTGCCGTGGCCGTTGAACACCCGGTCGGCGGGCGGAGTGAGCTGGTGAAGCAACGCGCCATCTCGGCAGTCGACGACCAGCGCGTAGGTGCCCGGGCGGCGGGCGAAGCCGACCGCCTCGGCGCGCGAGGGATGCGCCGCGCCGGCATGGCCGCGCGCCGGCAGCGGCACACGGAAGGCCTCGGAGCCGTCCGCCCGCAGACCGGCGAGGAAATAGCCCCCGTCCGGCCCCTTCGCGGCAGCAAGATAGGCGGGGTCGCCCACCGCGGCCCAGCCCACCGCGGGGGTGGCGCTGGCAGCGAGCAGGCTTGCGAGAAAGGCGCGGCGCGTCGTCATGCGATCAGTCTCCGTCCTGTGAATTGAACCCGGCGGTCAGGCCGAGCGGCACCCCGAGTTCCTGCTCGATGGCCTGGCTCAGCGACCGCACGTGCTGCTGCACGATCTCGACAAGCAGCCGCGCGGACGGGTCCTCGATGTCCTGGAAACCCGGGTCCGAGAAGTTGTCGGCGACGTCGTGCAGCCGCTCGAGCGCGGCGTCGGTCTCGGGCATGTCCCGGTCGGCGAGTGTCCGGGCGAGCGCCGCGGCGGCGTCGGAATAGAGCAGCACGTTGCGCAGCGACCGCTCGGACAGCGCCGCCTCTGCCCGCGTCGGGCGCGGCCGCTCGAAGGTCCCGAGCGGCCGGCCGAGGCGGCTGTCGGCGGTGAACTCGAGGCTCGAAAGCGCCTGCGTGTAGAGCGCCCGCAGCGCCTCGTCCTCGGAGAGATAGGTGGCGTTGCCCTCGCTTCCGGCGCTGCGCAGCACCTCGGCGAACGTCTCGCGCCAGTCCCGCTCGAGGCTGTCCGCCTGGTTGGCGAGATCCGCGGCCATCGTCCGCACCAGCGTGCAGGCATAACTGCCCCCGGCGTAGTCCGAGAACGCCGGGTCGTAGAGCATCCGCTCCAGCGCGAAGAGCCCGCGCGCGGCGATCGAGACGTCGGCATAGGCGGCAGGATCGGTGCCGACCTCTTCCTCGCCGTCGATCAGCCGCGACAGGGTCTTGGGCGTGAACCCCCGCGCATCGGGCCAGAAGACCACCGACAGCGCGCCGGTCTCGGAGGGGCCCATGCGCACGTCGCCGATCTCGGTCCAGGCGTCGAAGGCGGTGTTCCACGGCGCCTTGAGCGCGTCGGCGGTGCAGTCGTCGCCGGCGGCGGACGAAAGCGTCTCGGCGGCCTCTGAGAAGTCGGCGTAGCCCGGCAGGATGTGGTCGGTCAGCGCTGCGTCCACGCCGGCAAGGGCGGGGCTGGCGGCAAGGCCGGTGCAGAACAGGAGGATATGTCGCATCAGAGGCTTTCCAGGTATCGGATCAGGGCGGCACGGTCGGCGGGCGCCATCGAGATCACGGCATCGCGGTGCGGCTGCGCTTCCCCCCCGTGCCAGAGGATCGCTTCGAGAAGCGACCGCGCGCGGCCATCGTGCAGAAAGGTGGTATGCCCCGAGACCCCGGCGGTCAAGCCGACGCCCCAGAGCGGCGGCGTGCGCCATTCCCGGCCCGTGGCGCGGCCTTCGGGCCTGTGGTCCGCGAGCCCCTCGCCCATGTCGTGCAGCAGGAGGTCGGTAAACGGCCAGATGAGCTGGAAGCTGCGCTCGGGCTCGCCCTCGAGCCGCGCGGTGACATGCTTGGGCACATGGCAGTCGGCGCAGCCGGTCTCGTGAAACACCCGCTTGCCGTGCAGCACCTGCGGGTCGCCCACGTCGCGCCGCGCCGGCACCCCGAGGTTGGCGGTGTAATAGGCCACCGTGTCGAAGGCCTCGGCGGAAATCTCGAAGCCATCGGCATCGGCGCCATGCGGCGCGGCGCGACAGTGCGCCTGCGCCGCGCTGCAATCGCCCCAGAGGTCCGGGTGCAGCGGCGTCGCGATGCCGATATCGCCCGAGAAGGCGGCGGCGGTCTGCTCGCGCACCGTGGCCTCCCCGGCCTTCCATCCGAAGCGGCCGAGCATCGCGCGGTCGTGCTCGCGCGACCAGGCCAGCGCGGCCCGCCCCGAGATGCCGTCGCCGTCGGCGTCCTCGGGATCGACGAGCGCGAGAATTTCGGCGGACGGGATCGCCTCGAGCAATCCGAGCCCGATCATCTGCGGCGCCACGCGCGGGCTCAGCATCGCGCCTTCGGCAAGCGGGCCATAGGCAAGGTCGGCAGCGGTGTAGGTCGGCCTGCGCAGGCTCGCGGTCTCACCGCCCGAGAGCGCGACGGGGATCTCCTCGTAGTCGATCTGCAGGCGATATTCCGCGGGGTGCCCGACGGTGGCGAAATCCTGCAACTGGCCCCCGTAGACCGGGTCTGGCGCGGTGGCGATCCAGTCGGTGATCTCGGGCATGTGGGCACCCGGCGCGGCGGGGACCGAGACCCGCAGGAACATCGACACGGCGCTGTCGTCGGGCCCGTCGGGCGCATGACCGCGCCCGTCGCGGATGTGGCAGGACTGGCAGCTGCGCGCGTTGTAGAGAGGCCCGAGCCCGTCGGAGGCGCGGGTCGACGACGGCGAAGAGGTCCATAGCTTCTGGAAGAGCGCATCGCCAAGCGTGAAGTCCATTCGCCGCGCCTCTGGCACGGTTGCCGCCGGCTGGGCAAAGGCCTGCGCGTCGCGGCGCGCGGGCACGGTGGCGGCACCGGCGGGGCGTGCCTCGAACCGCTCGGGCACCGAGAAATCCTCGGGCGGCGCGGTCACCGCGTCGATGCGGGCAAGCTCGGCGGCGGTGCGGGGAATGACGGAAAGATGGGGGTCGGCCAAGGCATCCAGGGGAGTCTCGGCCGCTAGAGCTGCGCCGCCCCACAGAAGGGCGGCGCAGAGCAGAGACCTACTCGGCCTCGGACATGGGCGTCGCGTTGATGACTGCATAGCGTTCGTCGCCGACCCGTTCGTAGAGTTCCAGCTGGGTCTCGAGAAAGTCGATATGGCCTTCCTCGTCGGCCATGAGTTCCTCGAAGAGGTTCTTGGTGACGTAGTCGCCTACGCTCTCGCAGTGTTCGCGGGCTTCCTTGTAGAGCGCCCGAGCTTCCCGCTCGGCGGCTAGATCGGCTTCCAGCGTTTCCTTCGGCTCCTGCCCGATGCGGAGCGGATCGAGCTTCTGCAGGTTCGGGTGACCGCCCAGGAAGATGATCCGCTGGATCAGCTTGTCCGCGTGGTGCATTTCCTCGATGCTTTCCTCGCGGCTCTTCTTGGCCATGTGACCAAGGCCCCAGTCTTCCTGCAGACGATAGTGCAGCCAGTACTGGCTTACCGCGGTCAGCTCCGACCGCAGTGCCTTGTTGAGATATTCGATGACCTTATCGTCGCCCTTCATTGCGCCTCTCCTGTGTTGATCCGCGCTGCCTCAGCCCGCGGAGTTCCATGGGTACTTCCAGATTGTCGTTCGCGCGCATGGTTTGCAAGAAAAGCGGCATGCAGCCACCGCAATCGGCCGCTTTTCCGAGGGCATGATAGATCTTGCCGGGGGTGATGATCGTCTGCGGGTCCGCCTGTCGCATCCAGTCGATGGCGGCGTGAATATCCTTGTCGCTGATGCCCTGGCACTGGCAGACGATCATCTTCGTTTCTCCGTCTTACTGGAAGACCGCGTTCGGATCGTCGAGGCTGTCCGACCCCTCGATCTCGACGTTCTCGAGGTCCAGCGCGCCGACGACGCGCTCGATGGTGCGGGT belongs to Salipiger profundus and includes:
- a CDS encoding DUF1513 domain-containing protein, which gives rise to MTTRRAFLASLLAASATPAVGWAAVGDPAYLAAAKGPDGGYFLAGLRADGSEAFRVPLPARGHAGAAHPSRAEAVGFARRPGTYALVVDCRDGALLHQLTPPADRVFNGHGTFSPDGKLLYTVEQRVDDSEGFIGLWDTEANYARIGEFASHGVGPHDIRVMPDHETLVIANGGIQTDVHDRSKLNIDVMRPNLVYTALDGSLLESHDLPDFHQNSIRHLALRDDGLVGFAMQWEGEQGMAPPLLALHRMGEELVICQAPLGDELAMDGYAGSVSFSGDGREIAITSPRGGRVHRFSEGGAFLGSVSRADVCGLARHPEGYMASDGLGGLLVVGPKGATPLRRADASWDNHMVPIGV
- a CDS encoding imelysin family protein, giving the protein MRHILLFCTGLAASPALAGVDAALTDHILPGYADFSEAAETLSSAAGDDCTADALKAPWNTAFDAWTEIGDVRMGPSETGALSVVFWPDARGFTPKTLSRLIDGEEEVGTDPAAYADVSIAARGLFALERMLYDPAFSDYAGGSYACTLVRTMAADLANQADSLERDWRETFAEVLRSAGSEGNATYLSEDEALRALYTQALSSLEFTADSRLGRPLGTFERPRPTRAEAALSERSLRNVLLYSDAAAALARTLADRDMPETDAALERLHDVADNFSDPGFQDIEDPSARLLVEIVQQHVRSLSQAIEQELGVPLGLTAGFNSQDGD
- a CDS encoding di-heme oxidoreductase family protein; this translates as MQSSTRRPCPRPSRSLLCAALLWGGAALAAETPLDALADPHLSVIPRTAAELARIDAVTAPPEDFSVPERFEARPAGAATVPARRDAQAFAQPAATVPEARRMDFTLGDALFQKLWTSSPSSTRASDGLGPLYNARSCQSCHIRDGRGHAPDGPDDSAVSMFLRVSVPAAPGAHMPEITDWIATAPDPVYGGQLQDFATVGHPAEYRLQIDYEEIPVALSGGETASLRRPTYTAADLAYGPLAEGAMLSPRVAPQMIGLGLLEAIPSAEILALVDPEDADGDGISGRAALAWSREHDRAMLGRFGWKAGEATVREQTAAAFSGDIGIATPLHPDLWGDCSAAQAHCRAAPHGADADGFEISAEAFDTVAYYTANLGVPARRDVGDPQVLHGKRVFHETGCADCHVPKHVTARLEGEPERSFQLIWPFTDLLLHDMGEGLADHRPEGRATGREWRTPPLWGVGLTAGVSGHTTFLHDGRARSLLEAILWHGGEAQPHRDAVISMAPADRAALIRYLESL
- the bfr gene encoding bacterioferritin, whose protein sequence is MKGDDKVIEYLNKALRSELTAVSQYWLHYRLQEDWGLGHMAKKSREESIEEMHHADKLIQRIIFLGGHPNLQKLDPLRIGQEPKETLEADLAAEREARALYKEAREHCESVGDYVTKNLFEELMADEEGHIDFLETQLELYERVGDERYAVINATPMSEAE
- a CDS encoding (2Fe-2S)-binding protein; translated protein: MIVCQCQGISDKDIHAAIDWMRQADPQTIITPGKIYHALGKAADCGGCMPLFLQTMRANDNLEVPMELRGLRQRGSTQERRNEGRR